In Flammeovirgaceae bacterium, the sequence GGTAGAACGGATAAACATGCTGCAATGGAGCATGCGCATCTCAGCATACGCAGAAAGATTACTTACCGGTTTAGACACCATCGACTGGCCTGAACCCCTTAAGGAAATGCAGCGCAACTGGATTGGAAAGAGCAAGGGCGCGCAACTCCGCTTCAAAGTTCAAAGTTCTGAGTTGAATATTGAAGTCTTTACTACCCGCATTGACACTATTTTTGGCGCCACATTTTTAGTGCTGGCCCCTGAGCATGAATTGGTGCAACCCATTACAACGGCAGAACACCGTAATGAGGTAACAAAATATGTGGAAGTTGCCAAAAACCGCAGCGAGCGCGAACGCATGAGCGAGGTAAAACAGGTAAGCGGTGTATTTACCGGTGCCTATGCCACCAACCCGTTCAACAACGATCGTATTCCCATCTGGATTTCGGATTACGTGCTGGCCGGTTACGGAACAGGCGCAGTAATGGCCGTACCCGGCCATGATGAACGCGACCACCGCTTTGCGAAGCACTTTGGCTTGCCGATAACACAGGTGGTTGAAGGACCCGATGTGCAGGAAAAAGCCTTCGACAGCTGGGATGCACGCATCATCAACTCCGGCTTTATGAATGGCCTTACGGTGCATGAAGCCATTGAAGCCGGAATAAAATTTATTGAAGACCGCGGCATCGGTAAAGGCAAGATAAACTACCGCATGCGCGATGCCATTTTCGGAAGACAGCGTTACTGGGGCGAACCGTTCCCCGTTTATTTTGTGAACGGTATTCCGAAACTTGTTGAAGAAAAAGACCTGCCGATAACGCTGCCTGAAATTGATGAGTACAAACCTACAGCCACCGGTGAGCCCCCGTTGGCCCGGGCAAAAAACTGGAAATACAACGGCCACAACTTTGAACTTACCACCATGCCCGGCTGGGCGGGTTCAAGTTGGTACTGGTACCGCTACATGGACCCATCCAACCAAAAAGAGTTTTGTGCAAAAGAACATGAGCAGTATTGGCGGGATGTTGATCTATACATTGGCGGCTCCGAACATGCTACCGGACATCTGCTGTACTCGCGTTTCTGGTGCAAAGCGTTGAAAGATTTAGGGTATGTACGTGCCGAAGAGCCGTTTAAGAAACTGATTAACCAAGGACACATCCAGGGTATGTCGAAATTTGTTTACCGGATTAACGGCACAAACAAGTTTGTCTCAAAAAATCTGAAGGATAAGTACAAAACCACAGCCCTGCATGTGGATATTTCGCTGGTTGACGGTGATGTACTTAACATTGAAGGTTTTAAGCAATGGCGCACCGATTTTTCAAATGCAGAATTCATTTTTGAAGGCGATAAATACATCTGCGGAACCGAGGTGGAGAAAATGTCGAAATCAAAACACAACGTAGTAAACCCTGATGAAATTATTACCAACTATGGGGCCGATACGCTGCGTATGTACGAAATGTTCCTCGGGCCGCTGGAACAATCCAAACCCTGGAATACCCACGGCATTGACGGAGTATTTAAATTTTTGCGCAGGTTCTGGAACCTGTTTCATGATACCAGCGGAAATTTCACTATAAGCAACGATGAACCCACCCGCGAGGAACTGAAGGTACTGCACAAAACCATTAAAAAGGTCGAAAGGGATATTGACAGTTTTTCATTCAACACTTCGGTTAGCGAATTTATGATATGCGCTAATGAACTGTCTGCCCTGAAGTGCAACAAACGGAAAATATTGGAACCCCTTGTTATTGCCTTATCGCCCTTTGCACCGCATGTAGCCGAAGAGTTGTGGGAAAAACTGGGGCATACCAAAACTGTTTTTGATGCCGCCTTCCCCGCGTATGATGAGCAATACCTTACTGAGTCATCCTTCAACTACCCGATTTCCATTAACGGTAAAGTACGGGCGCAAATGAATTTTGCACTGGATATGCCCCGCGAAGACATTGAGAAAACCGTACTGGCCTCTGAAATTGTTAAAAAGTGGACGGATGGAAAAACACCGAAAAAAGTAATTGTAGTGCCCGGCAAAATTGTAAATGTGGTAATTTGATCCATGAAATAAATCAGCCATTGTACTGATCCCCGTCAGGTCATTCGTTACCGGTTATCCCGACTTTCAAATCAATAAAATCTGAACGTTATGATATCGGTTACCGGACAATCCGGAAAATACATTCTTCAACCCAGCCTGGTGGGCATGCACCACGAAACCACCGGGTGGATATCGGCCTGTGAACTTTGGAAGCGTGAACTGGCCTTCTTCCAGAAACTGCTAGACCAGCACGCACCGAAAATGACTGAAGTTGAGTTTAAAAAACAAATTGATCACTACCAGCACCTGATTACCTACTACCAGGGTGAACTGGTTGATCAGCTTCGAAAAAAACTCAAAGACCACGAAAAGAAGCTTGCCGTGATGCTGAAAGAACTCAACGAATCCGATACGGAGTATTTTAAAGAACATGCCGGTATTATGGATGAAGTGGCTGGCTTTGCACGGGTATTTGCAGAATTCAAAAACGGCTTTTTTACCTTTATTGAGAGGGGCTTTAGTGCGTATTAGTTTCCTCCTAACATGCATTAGGGAATCCGTAACAATTCCTTAATTTAGGCCGCCTTTATACTATTTTATGTACGCATCAAAAATTGTCGGCCTGGGCCACCACCTTCCTGAACAGGTTATCACCAATCAGTATTTGTCATCCCTGATGGATACCAGCGATGAGTGGATCATTGAACGAACCGGTATAAAAGAACGCAGGTGGATAGACCCCGCCAAAGACACCGTTGGCAACATGGCGGCCAAAGCAGCACGCATGGCTTTGCAACGGGCCGGCCTCACCGAAAAGGATGTTGACTTTATCGTATTCGCCACCATCACCTCCGATTACTACTTTCCGGGTTCGGGTGTTATCATGCAGCGCGAACTCGGCCTTGAAGGCATCGGTGCGATGGATATAAAAAATGCCTGCTCCGGTTTCATTTATGCACTTTCAACGGCCGATCAGTTTATCAAAACCGGCATGTACAAAACCGTGCTGGTGGTGGGCGCTGAAATCCAATCGACTGCGCTGGATGTGACAACCCGCGGCAGAAACACGGCTGTTATTTTTGGCGATGGTGCCGGAGCCGCTGTACTGCAGCGGGCCGATAAACCGGGGGTGCTCTCCACCCACCTCCATGCCGATGGACGTTTTGCCGAAGAGTTATATGTACGAGACCCCGGCAGCAGCCGGCCACGGGAGGAACGCCAGCCTGAACAGATACTCGATACCACAGGTTTTAAAGTGGTAATGAATGGCAACCAGGTTTTTAAACATGCTGTAGTGCGTTTTATGGAAGCCATTCAGGAGGCGCTGGCGGCCAACAACATGAAAAAGGAAGACATCAGCTTGCTGATACCGCACCAGGCCAACCTGCGGATTAGCCAGTACATACAGGAAAAATTTGGTTTACGCGATGACCAGGTGTATAACAATATTCAACGGTATGGAAACACTACGGCAGCATCCATTCCGATTGCCATGAGCGAAGCCTGGGCAGAAGGAAAGATCAAAGAAAATGACGTAATTTGTTTAGCCGCGTTTGGCAGTGGCTTTACATGGGCCTCTGCGCTAATCCGGTGGTAATGATGCGGTTCGGGGTTAGAAGAACCTGAACGCAGAACCAGATTGTAACCCCATGAAAACATCAACGTACAACCCCAGCCCGCTGGAAGTGGATTTCGCCAATGCCCTCTACCTCCTGCAAAAAGAAATTGAAAAGCACCTGCAGGATAATGAAGTCGTAAACGTTGAAAGCAATATCCGGAAAGACAACCCGATGGTTCGGTTCAGCCTGATGGATAAAGATGGCGACCCGCATGAAGTGGTCATCCGGATTATTCAGATTCCGGATAAATTCTGAACGATTAGCTTTAGTCTTTCATGTAACTCATTACTGCATTGTTACGATGTTGCTTTATTCTGTTCTTTTATAGCCAAACAGTTCATCGAGGGATACTTCCTTCACTTCTCCGTATCGGGCCAGGTCTTTAAAATTAATTTTTTCACGGTTGCCTATTAAAACAAGATTATACTTTTTGTTTTTAATATTCTCTGCATGAAATTTTAATAAATCACTAAGCGTCAAGGATTGAATTTGATTATAAACATCCCTCCGGATATCATAATCTAAGCCCAGTTTTTGGGCCGATAAGTAGTTAAATAATACGCTTTGTTTGATTATCCGCTGACTTTCTATCCGTTTCAAAAGAGATTCCCTGGCCTCCTTAAAGCCATCTTCTGTTTCAGGCAGATTGTACAGAATATTTTTTAATGCACTAAGCGATTCGACCTGCTTGTCGGCTTGTGTGCCAACATATCCGTAGATTACATCATAATCCTGTGATTTTTGGGGAGTTACGTAATAAGCATATGTACTGTAAGCAAGGCCCTGAGCTTCGCGTAATTCGCGGAAAACCTGTGTGCTGATAAATGTGCTAAACAATTCAGCGGCCGGAATTCTATTTTTATCATATTTTGCGGCCTTCATAATGAATAGTGCATCAGTTTGTACCATGTCATAATGCGTCCAGTAGACAGTTGGCTTAATAACATCCTGGAGGGTAAATATTCTGGAAGCAGGAACCTCATTTAGCTGATCGGGCAACTGATGATGCTTCTTCAAAATAGCTGTAAGTTCGTCTTCTTTTTTTGGCCCATAGTAAAGTATTATATGATTCATTGTTGTAAAATCGCGGATAATACTGACTAATTCTTCCGATGAAATGTCCTGAAGTACATCGTTAGTTAGCACGTTGGTAAAAGGCGATATCGGGCCATATTTTCCGTAATTCATTAATCCTTCATAAAAAATAGCGTAGCGATCCTTTTTGGCATCTTCGCGCTTTTTAAGTATATCATCTTTCAAATTCCGAAGGGCATCCTCATCAGGTTTGGCATACTTCAAAAGGTCTTCCATAATAACAATGGCTTTTTCCATGTTTTCCGAAAGACCTTCAAGCATAATATAAGTCTGCTCGGTGCTCGCAAAAACTGAGAAATCACATCCAAGCTTATATAGTTCCTTCTTTAACTGTTCAGCAGATAATTTATCTGTACCGAGAAACTCCAGATACTCAATTGCAACACGAAGTCTCGGATCATTGTTACTTCCTGCATCGAGTAAATAATACATTCTGAAAAGTTCATTCTCCATATTTTGGTTATACAGAACAGAAACACCTGGATGCAACTTCCATTTTCGAACGTCTTTACGACACTGCCTAATTAAGTGTGTAAGTGCTGGGTAACGACTAAGCAACTGCGTAAAGGTTTTATATTTTGCATCTGCCTTCGAAGATAGTTAAAAATTGATTTACGATTAGTGGCCAGTTTCTCACGGGCAAGGTCCATTTTTTGGTGATCTCCCGTAAAGCCAGGTACACCGCTTTCACCACCGCCTGGTCGTCAGGGAACGAAAGTTTGTTGTTGGTATACTTGCGGATTTTTCCGTTGAGATTTTCGATAATGTTCGTGGTATAGATCAGCGTTCGGATTTCGATCGGATAATCGAAGAAGTGCGTGAGGTTATCCCAATTCGTTTTCCACGACTTGATAGCATGCGGATATTTTTTGCCCCATGTTACTTCAAGCTGCTCTAAGGCTTGAGCAGCCAGCTCTTTGTTTGGTGCTCCGTAAACAGTCTTCAAATCGGCTACAAATTGTTTCTTGTCTTTCCAGACAACGTAGCGAAGCGCATTTCTGATCTGATGAACTACACAAATCTGGGTTACCGATTGGGTAAACACGCTGGTGATTGCATCGGTGAAGCCCTTCAGATTATCGGTGCTGGTGATGAGAATATCTTCCACGCCACGGCTTTTTAAATCAGTAAGTACACTTATCCAGAATGAAGCACTTTCGCTTTCACCCAGCCACATGCCCAATACTTCCTTAAACCCCTGAGCATTAAGGCCTACGGCCAGGTAAATGGTTTTGTTGATCACCTTCCCATTCTGCCGGACTTTGAATACGATCCCATCCATCCACACCACAAAGTACACCGATGAAAGAGGCCTGCTTTGCCACTCCGTTACCAACGTATGTACCCGCGAGGTAACGTTGGAAATAGTGGCATCCGAAACATTCACACCATAGATTTCCCGGATTTGTATTTCAATGTCGCGTACGCTCATACCCCGGGCATATAAGGAGATGATAATTTCTTCGATGCCTTCTACGAACCGGCTGCGCTTGGGAACCAGGACGGGCTCAAACGTGCTGTTCCGATCCCGAGGTACTTCTATCTGTAGTTCACCTCGCGTGGTCTTGATGGTCTTACGGGTTTTTCCGTTCCGTGAGTTCCCGGAGTTAATCCCTTCTGGTGAATGTTTGGCATAGCCCAAATGGCCATCGAGTTCACCTTCCAGCATTTGCTCCATGCCCTTTTTGAAAAGTTCATCGATAAAGCTGTTGAGGTCTTTCGAATTCTTAAATTGCTTGAGAAACTCAGGGGTGAGCATCTCTTTGAGTAGTGGGTGTTGTTCTTGATTTTCCATGGTAACTGTGTTTAAAGTTAAGTCTTTAAATGCAACCGATTCGGCTGAAAGTGGTACATTCCACATCCCCTTTCAGCAAGGCCGAATCGGGCCTTTACACAGTTGCTTAGTCGTTACCGTCTTTACCGTAATCGATAAATACCGGTTTCAATCGCTCAACGGAATTATTCATTATCGCCTGATGAAAAGGCGAACGGGCCTCTTTGTTCAAATCAACCTTGGTGATAACCGGCTTATCTACCTTCCGCTTGTATGGATCCTTACCCGTTTTTTTTCTAACATAAACGTAGTTGTTACCGTAGTACTGATTGGCAAACTTAACAATGTCTTCTTTAGTAAACTTTCGTAGCGCTTCAATTGATGCGATATACTCAGCCCAGTTACTATTTGTGGTGAAGGCCATAACCATTTCATTGGTTCTTGACCAGTTGTCTTCATATTGACTAATCTTACTTTTCTTTAGATCGTTAATAACCGCGTCAATCAGCCAATCTTCAAATTCACCTCTCTTCAATAATTCAATCTGACTAAGCAAATGTTCCTTCACCTCATCCAGGCTTTGACCTTCTTTTGGCTTGGCCTGAAAAATATGTATCGAGTAATCATTATTACGCTGGACGTAACAGAAGGGATCAATAACCAACTGTTTCTGCTTTAAATTCAAATCAATCAGGCCGGCACGCGCATTAGCTAAAATATTGTCACAAAGCCTAAGCAATGCCGCATCGCGTAAAGTACCTACCGGAAACCGATAGGCCAGAAAAACCCACTCGGCATCAGGTCCATATACATCACATTCCACTGGCTTGGTAATGGGATCTTCCTGAACAACTATCCATGGTTTAAGATTGTCATTCGGAAGCCAGTTAGAAAAATATTTGTCAATAAGTGCGATTGTTTTATCATAATCCAAATCTCCGCTTAGGCAGATGGCAACATTGTTTGGTTTATAATAGGTATCAAAGTATCTCTTAATTTCCGTAATAGATGGATTCTTTAGATGATCAATTGTACCAATTACTGTTTGAGTGCCATAGGGATGCTTTTTAAACATAGCTTGCATCATTACCTCAAAACTTTTAGAATAATCATCATCCAGGTTTTGATTTTTCTCCTCGTAAACAGCTTCAAGTTCTGTATGAAAAAGCCTGGGTACAATAGTACGGAAACGGCTTGCTTCAATCTTCAACCAATTTTCCAGCTGGTTTGAAGGTATATCATTAATGTAGACTGTACGGTCTTCGGTAGTATAGGCATTCAATCCTTGGCCCCCCAACTCAATAATCATTTTATCATATTCGTTAGCTATGGCCAGTTTGGCCGCTTCATTGGAATAGGCATCGATTTTTTTGTAGTAGTTCAAGCGCTGCATTGAATCAGTTAATGTCCGATAGTATTGGAACATTCGCTCAATACTATCAAGCATCACTTTCTCCTTTCCCCAGTCCAGTGTGCCAAATTCATCACTTCCTTTAAACATTATGTGTTCCAAATAATGGGCCAACCCTGTGTTTTCAGGGGGGTCGTTTTTTCCATCAGCCTTTACAGCTATTTGCGTATAAATCCGGGGCTCAGCATCGTACCGGCTCAGATACACCTTTAACCCATTCTTAAGGGTATAAATACGGGCTTGAAGCGGATCGTTTGTTACGTATTCATACGCGTATCCACCGCTTTCTGCAGT encodes:
- a CDS encoding leucine--tRNA ligase; the encoded protein is MAEYSKEEIKRIEEKWRKHWEDRQVYKVETDPAKPKYYVLDMFPYPSGAGLHVGHPLGYIASDIVARFKRLKGYNVLHPMGFDAFGLPAEQYAIQTGQHPAITTAKNIETYKRQLRNIGFSYDWSREVQTCDPNYYKWTQWIFMQLFNAWYNNTSDKTEPISTLIKELEKNGNTRVNGACDEDTPRITPEQWHAFNEKERETFLQHYRIAYQREAMVNWCPALGTVLSNDEVKDGVSERGGYPVERINMLQWSMRISAYAERLLTGLDTIDWPEPLKEMQRNWIGKSKGAQLRFKVQSSELNIEVFTTRIDTIFGATFLVLAPEHELVQPITTAEHRNEVTKYVEVAKNRSERERMSEVKQVSGVFTGAYATNPFNNDRIPIWISDYVLAGYGTGAVMAVPGHDERDHRFAKHFGLPITQVVEGPDVQEKAFDSWDARIINSGFMNGLTVHEAIEAGIKFIEDRGIGKGKINYRMRDAIFGRQRYWGEPFPVYFVNGIPKLVEEKDLPITLPEIDEYKPTATGEPPLARAKNWKYNGHNFELTTMPGWAGSSWYWYRYMDPSNQKEFCAKEHEQYWRDVDLYIGGSEHATGHLLYSRFWCKALKDLGYVRAEEPFKKLINQGHIQGMSKFVYRINGTNKFVSKNLKDKYKTTALHVDISLVDGDVLNIEGFKQWRTDFSNAEFIFEGDKYICGTEVEKMSKSKHNVVNPDEIITNYGADTLRMYEMFLGPLEQSKPWNTHGIDGVFKFLRRFWNLFHDTSGNFTISNDEPTREELKVLHKTIKKVERDIDSFSFNTSVSEFMICANELSALKCNKRKILEPLVIALSPFAPHVAEELWEKLGHTKTVFDAAFPAYDEQYLTESSFNYPISINGKVRAQMNFALDMPREDIEKTVLASEIVKKWTDGKTPKKVIVVPGKIVNVVI
- a CDS encoding ketoacyl-ACP synthase III, translating into MYASKIVGLGHHLPEQVITNQYLSSLMDTSDEWIIERTGIKERRWIDPAKDTVGNMAAKAARMALQRAGLTEKDVDFIVFATITSDYYFPGSGVIMQRELGLEGIGAMDIKNACSGFIYALSTADQFIKTGMYKTVLVVGAEIQSTALDVTTRGRNTAVIFGDGAGAAVLQRADKPGVLSTHLHADGRFAEELYVRDPGSSRPREERQPEQILDTTGFKVVMNGNQVFKHAVVRFMEAIQEALAANNMKKEDISLLIPHQANLRISQYIQEKFGLRDDQVYNNIQRYGNTTAASIPIAMSEAWAEGKIKENDVICLAAFGSGFTWASALIRW
- a CDS encoding insulinase family protein, which codes for MENELFRMYYLLDAGSNNDPRLRVAIEYLEFLGTDKLSAEQLKKELYKLGCDFSVFASTEQTYIMLEGLSENMEKAIVIMEDLLKYAKPDEDALRNLKDDILKKREDAKKDRYAIFYEGLMNYGKYGPISPFTNVLTNDVLQDISSEELVSIIRDFTTMNHIILYYGPKKEDELTAILKKHHQLPDQLNEVPASRIFTLQDVIKPTVYWTHYDMVQTDALFIMKAAKYDKNRIPAAELFSTFISTQVFRELREAQGLAYSTYAYYVTPQKSQDYDVIYGYVGTQADKQVESLSALKNILYNLPETEDGFKEARESLLKRIESQRIIKQSVLFNYLSAQKLGLDYDIRRDVYNQIQSLTLSDLLKFHAENIKNKKYNLVLIGNREKINFKDLARYGEVKEVSLDELFGYKRTE
- a CDS encoding IS256 family transposase, whose amino-acid sequence is MLTPEFLKQFKNSKDLNSFIDELFKKGMEQMLEGELDGHLGYAKHSPEGINSGNSRNGKTRKTIKTTRGELQIEVPRDRNSTFEPVLVPKRSRFVEGIEEIIISLYARGMSVRDIEIQIREIYGVNVSDATISNVTSRVHTLVTEWQSRPLSSVYFVVWMDGIVFKVRQNGKVINKTIYLAVGLNAQGFKEVLGMWLGESESASFWISVLTDLKSRGVEDILITSTDNLKGFTDAITSVFTQSVTQICVVHQIRNALRYVVWKDKKQFVADLKTVYGAPNKELAAQALEQLEVTWGKKYPHAIKSWKTNWDNLTHFFDYPIEIRTLIYTTNIIENLNGKIRKYTNNKLSFPDDQAVVKAVYLALREITKKWTLPVRNWPLIVNQFLTIFEGRCKI
- a CDS encoding insulinase family protein yields the protein MNRLFVLCIALGLIGSCSKIEHFQPKTAESGGYAYEYVTNDPLQARIYTLKNGLKVYLSRYDAEPRIYTQIAVKADGKNDPPENTGLAHYLEHIMFKGSDEFGTLDWGKEKVMLDSIERMFQYYRTLTDSMQRLNYYKKIDAYSNEAAKLAIANEYDKMIIELGGQGLNAYTTEDRTVYINDIPSNQLENWLKIEASRFRTIVPRLFHTELEAVYEEKNQNLDDDYSKSFEVMMQAMFKKHPYGTQTVIGTIDHLKNPSITEIKRYFDTYYKPNNVAICLSGDLDYDKTIALIDKYFSNWLPNDNLKPWIVVQEDPITKPVECDVYGPDAEWVFLAYRFPVGTLRDAALLRLCDNILANARAGLIDLNLKQKQLVIDPFCYVQRNNDYSIHIFQAKPKEGQSLDEVKEHLLSQIELLKRGEFEDWLIDAVINDLKKSKISQYEDNWSRTNEMVMAFTTNSNWAEYIASIEALRKFTKEDIVKFANQYYGNNYVYVRKKTGKDPYKRKVDKPVITKVDLNKEARSPFHQAIMNNSVERLKPVFIDYGKDGND